CGCCGACCTCTCCAGCAAGCCCGACTCGTACGACATCGCCCTCTTCGGATGGCAGTCCACGAGCCTCGCGGTCGGCGAGTCCGGCCCGAACTACCAGACCGGCGGCATCAACAACTACTACGGCTGGTCCAACCCGGAGGTCGACGACCTGTTCACGCAGCTCGACACGGAGACCGACCCGGGCAAGCAGCGCGAGATCCTCATCGAGGCGGAGAAGCTCATCCAGCAGCAGAGCTGGACGACGCCGATCTTCCAGTTCCCCGGCCTCACGGCCTGGAGCGACACGGTGTCGGGCGTCAAGCCGGCCTTCCTCTCGCCCACGTTCTTCTGGAACTTCTGGGAGTGGGCACCGGCGGATTCCTCTGCCGAGTAGCACGGATGCAGTGAGCGCCCGCCCCCGAACGGGGTGAGCGTGAGGGTGCCGAGGCCACCTGGCTTCGGCACCCTCTCCATGTCCGTTGCCGATTCGTGATCCGCGGATCCGGCCGCGTATGCTCTCGTCGGGTCGGGTCACGAGCCCTGGCCGAACACAGAAAGGGACGTCGTCGCCCTGTGCTTACCTTCGTCTTGAGACGCCTCGTCGCGTCGTTCTTCGTCCTCCTGGGCGCCAGCTTCATCATCTACAACCTGGCCGCCAACTCGGGTGATCCGCTCCAGGACCTGCGCGAGTCGCCGTCACCCAATCGCGACGCCCTGATCGCCGCACGGACCGAGGCGCTGGACCTCGACGTCCCGTCGCCTCTTCGCTACTTCCTCTGGCTCGCGGGCGTGCTCAAGGTGTTCATCGGCCAGATCGACCTGGGTCGCGCCATCGACGGCCGCGAGGTCAACGAGATGATCGCCACGGCGGCCGCCCAGACCATCCAGCTCGTGACCATCGCCACCGTCATCGCCGTGTTCATCGGCGTGGCCATCGGAATGACGACCGCACTCCGCCAGTACAGCGGCTACGACTACACGATCACCTTCTCGTCGTTCCTCTTCTTCTCCCTCCCCGTCTTCTTCGTGGCCGTGCTCCTCAAGCAGTACGTCGCCATCGGATTCAACGACTTCCTCGTGGACCCGTCGATCCCGCCGGTCGTGATCGTGCTGCTGTCGCTCCTCTCCGGCTTCGTCTGGATGAGCATCATCGGCGGCGACCCGAAGCCCCGGCTCATCGTCTTCGGCTCGGCCACGGTCATCACCGCGGTCGTGCTCACCTACCTCGTGCTCACCGACTGGTTCTCGCGCCCCGGGCTCGGCATCCTCCTCATCGCCGCCCTCGGCGCGCTCGTCGCGGTGCTCATCACCTCGCTGTCCACCGGGCTGCGCAACCGGCGCGCCCTGTACTCCGCGCTCGGCATGGCCGCGCTCGGCGCCGCCCTCTGGTACCCGCTGCAGTACGTGCTGACGGTGTCCGCTCCCTGGTGGATCACGCTCGTGCTGATCGCCGCGTTCGTCGTCGTCGGCATCGTGGTCGGCTACCTCGTCGGCCAGAACGACAAGCCCATCGTCGCTCGCGGCGCCGCCATCACCGGCGGGCTCGTCGCCCTGCTGATCATCGTCGACCGCGTCATGCAGGTGTGGCCGGACTACGTGCAGAACACGCGCGGCCGTCCCATCGCCACGGTCGGCGCCGTCACCCCGGGTCTCAACGGCTCGGTCTGGCAGGGCATGCTCGACAGCTACACGCACCTCCTCCTCCCCACCATCGCGCTCCTGCTCATCTCGGTGGCCAGCTACTCGCGCTACTCGCGGGCGAGCCTCCTCGAGGTGATGAACCAGGACTACGTGCGCACCGCGCGCGCGAAGGGCCTCACGGAGCGCACCGTGATCATGCGCCACGCGTTCCGCAACGCGATGATCCCCGTCGCCACCGTCATCGCGTTCGACGTCGGCGCCCTCATCGGCGGTGCGGTGATCACGGAGACGATCTTCGCGTGGAAGGGGATGGGCTCGATCTTCCAGGACGCCCTCCGGACCACCGACCTCAACCCCCTGATGGGCTTCATCCTGATCACCAGCATCCTGACCGTGATCTTCAACATGCTGGCCGACATCCTCTACTCGGTCCTCGATCCTCGAATCCGGGTGAGCTGACACATGACGAACGCACTGATGGGGAACCCCAACGACCCCCACAACGACCCGAACCTCCCCGAGGGCGGCGCGAACTCCGAGCTGACCATCGAGCAGCGCGAGATCGAGGGCCTCAGCCAGGGGACCGTGGTCCGCCGCCGGTTCCTGCGCCACAAGGGCGCCATGACGGCCCTCGTGGTGCTGGTGCTGGTCGCGATCCTCGTGTACTCCAGCGTCGGCATCCAGTTCTTCGGGCTGCGCATCCCCGGCTGGTGGATGTGGAACTACGAGGACGTGTCGCCGATCGTGCAGGGCGGCGACCCCACCTGGGTGCTCCCGTTCCAGTTCGGCGCGCACCCCTTCGGCCAGGACGAGATCGGGCGCGACATCTTCGCGCGGGTCATGCGCGGCACGCAGCAGTCCATCGTCGTCATGGTCGTCTACGGCATCATCGCGGCGTTCCTGGGCATCGTGGTGGGGGCGATCTCCGGCTTCTTCCGTGGCTGGGTCGACTCGGTCCTCATGCGCTTCACGGACCTGATCATCGTCATCCCCGTCATCGTCATCGCGGCGGTCCTGGGCCGGACGTTCGGCAGCCTCGGCGCTGCGGTGCTGGGCCTGGTGCTCGGTCTCGTCGGCTGGCCGAGCCTCGCCCGCCTCGTGCGCGGCGAGTTCCTCAGCCTCCGCGAGCGGGAGTTCGTGGATGCGGCTCGCGTGGCAGGGGCGTCCAGCAGCCGCATCGTATTCCGGCACATCCTGCCGAACGCCATCGGCGTCGTCATCGTGTCGACCACCCTCCTGATGAGCGCGGCGATCCTGCTCGAGGCGGCGCTCTCCTACCTGGGCTTCGGCATCAAGAAGCCCGACGTCTCCCTCGGCCAGATCATCAACGAGTACCAGGGCGCGTTCTCGACCCGTCCATGGCTGTTCTGGTTCCCGGGCCTGTTCATCATCGTCATCGCGCTGTGCATCAACTTCATCGGGGACGGCTTGCGCGACGCGTTCGACCCGCGCCAGCGCCGCATGCCGGGCGGACAGGGCCCCTACCGCCAGATGTTCGCGATGCTCACGGGCCGCGGCGGACGGGACTCCGGTCCGAAGGCCGGATCCGGCGCCGAGGGCGTGCGCGTGCCGCCGCCCGTCGGGTCCGCCCGACCGGGCGCCCAGGCCGACGGTCCCGCCGAGGGCCAGGCGCCCGACGGCGCGGACGGCCGATGACGGTCATCGCCGTCGGTCGTCGGCCCCTCGGGGCCCGGCTCTCAGAGCAGGCCGCTCAGCACCGTCGCGACGACGAGCACCGCGAGCACGGCGATCTCCGCCCAGTGCGTGCGCACGCGTCGCGCCTCCTCCTCGACCGGGCCGCCCAGGTGGCCCGCCTCGGCGAGGTCGGCGAGGCGCAGGCGGATCACCGTGGCGGCGTCGCCGGAGTCGGTGCGCGGCAGGTCGCCGCGGCGCGCGTCCTGCATCATCGCGCTGAGGTGCGGCTGGTTCCGCTCCTCGTTCGTGGTGATGTACGCGTTCGAGTGCCGGCCGGGCGCCGGAGCGGCCCAGGCCGTGACGCGCTCGTGGGCGGTCGTGATGTTCAGCGCCCACTTGGTGTCGACGCGGCGGATTGCGGGCCACGAGATGTCGTGCGTGCGGAAGACGTTGCGGATCTCGACGCCCTCGGTGGCGATGCGCACCCGAGGAGCCCAGAAGACGAGCCACGCGCCGTAGGCCAGCAGGAGCGGTCCCCACGCCTGCGTCGGCAGGAGGTCGGCGCGACCGCCGACCACGGTGCTCACGAGCACCAGCGCCGCGATCGCCGAGACGATCACGGTCAGCAGGCGTCCGAACGACGGGCGGATGACGACGGGCTGATCCATGGCCTCATCGTCCCACGGCCCGCCCGGACGCCCCTCGTACCCCTTGTCCCCAGCAGCCAGGAGGCCGCAGCATGAGCGCTCACGTGAACGGGGCGGACGCCATCGTCCCCATCCTCGAGGTCTCCGGCCTCGGCGTCGACTTCTGGGTCGGCGACGAGTGGATCCCCGCGGCCATCGACATCGACTACAAGGTGAACCCGGGCGAGGTGCTCGCGATCGTCGGCGAGTCCGGCTCGGGCAAGAGCGTCAGCTCCATGTCGCTGCTGGGCCTGCTGCCCAAGAACGGCCGGGTCCGGGGGAGCGCCAAGCTCAAGGGCGTCGAGATGGTCGGCGCCGACCAGGCGACCCTCCGGAAGGCCCGCGGCAACGACATCGCCGTGATCTTCCAGGAGCCCATGACGGCGCTCAACCCCGTGTACACGGTGGGCTTCCAGATCGTGGAGGCCCTGCGGGTCCACCAGTCGATCATCCCGTCGGCCGCGAAGGTGCGCGCGCTCGAGCTGCTGAAGCTCGTCGAGATGCCGGACCCGGAGAAGGCGTTCGACTCCTACCCGCACCAGCTCTCCGGCGGCCAGCGCCAGCGCGCCATGATCGCCCAGTCGCTGTCCTGCGACCCCGACATGCTGATCGCCGACGAGCCCACCACGGCGCTCGACGTGACGATCCAGGCCGAGATCCTCGACCTGCTGCGGAAGCTCCACCAGCGCCTCAACAGCGCGATCGTCATCATCACGCACGACATGGGCGTGGTCGCCGACCTCGCGACCAACGTCATCGTGATGAAGAGCGGCCGCATCGTCGAGCGCGGCTCGGTGCGCGAGATCTTCCAGGCGCCGAAGGACCCGTACACGAAGCAGCTGCTCGCGTCGGTGCCGCACCTCGGCACGGGCGAGGCGTCGCAGGTCGAGATCGCGGCCCGCACCACGGAGCCCGCGATCTCGCTCAAGGACGTGGACATCGACTACCCGAAGCTCGGCCGCGTGCCGGCGTTCCGGGCCGTGTCCGGTGCCTCCTTCGACATCCACCCCGGCGAGGTCGTGGGCGTCGTGGGCGAGTCGGGCTCCGGCAAGACCACCATCGCGCGCGCGGCGGTCGGGCTCCTGCCCGTCGCGGGCGGGGAGATGACGGTCGCGGGGCGCCGCATGACCGGCATCTCGCAGAAGGACCTCCGGGCCGTGCGCCGCGAGATCGGCATCGTCTTCCAGGACCCGGGCTCCTCGCTTAACCCCCGCTGGCCCATCGGCCAGAGCATCGGCGAGCCGCTCGAGCTCTCGGGCCAGTTCTCGAAGAAGCAGCAGAGCGACCGGGTCGAGGAGCTGCTCGAGCAGGTGGAGCTGCCGCGCAGCTTCCGGAACCGCTACCCCAACGAGCTGTCGGGCGGCCAGCGCCAGCGCGTCGGCATCGCCCGGGCGCTCGCGCTCCGGCCCAAGGTGCTCGTCGCCGACGAGCCGACCTCGGCGCTCGACGTGTCAGTGCAGGCGCGCGTGCTCGCGCTGCTGCAGGAGATCCAGAAGGAGCTCCAGTTCGCGTGCCTGTTCGTCAGCCACGACCTCGCGGTGGTCGACCTCCTCGCCGACCGCATCGTGGTGATGAACCACGGGAAGATCGTGGAGCAGGGGCCGACCGAGTCGATCCTGCGGAACCCGCAGCACCCGTACACGCAGAAGCTCATCGCCGCGGTGCCGCTGCCGGATCCCGACCAGCAGCAGGAGCGCCGCCAGCTCCGCGAGGCGCTGCGCGACCAGCAGCCGCCCGCGGCCTGATCGCCCCCGCACGACCCGGCCCGCCGTCCGGCGCACCCCCTCGCGGGGGCGCGCGGGCGGCGGGCCTCGTCGTGCCGCTCGCGTAGGATCGAGGGCGATGGACAGCGACACGCGAGGCCCCGAGGCCGCCCGAGCCCGGCGCCCGCGCGCGATCCGCCGGGCCGTCCGCGGCGCGTCCGCCGCCGTCGCGCTCGCG
The nucleotide sequence above comes from Clavibacter sp. B3I6. Encoded proteins:
- a CDS encoding ABC transporter permease, whose amino-acid sequence is MLTFVLRRLVASFFVLLGASFIIYNLAANSGDPLQDLRESPSPNRDALIAARTEALDLDVPSPLRYFLWLAGVLKVFIGQIDLGRAIDGREVNEMIATAAAQTIQLVTIATVIAVFIGVAIGMTTALRQYSGYDYTITFSSFLFFSLPVFFVAVLLKQYVAIGFNDFLVDPSIPPVVIVLLSLLSGFVWMSIIGGDPKPRLIVFGSATVITAVVLTYLVLTDWFSRPGLGILLIAALGALVAVLITSLSTGLRNRRALYSALGMAALGAALWYPLQYVLTVSAPWWITLVLIAAFVVVGIVVGYLVGQNDKPIVARGAAITGGLVALLIIVDRVMQVWPDYVQNTRGRPIATVGAVTPGLNGSVWQGMLDSYTHLLLPTIALLLISVASYSRYSRASLLEVMNQDYVRTARAKGLTERTVIMRHAFRNAMIPVATVIAFDVGALIGGAVITETIFAWKGMGSIFQDALRTTDLNPLMGFILITSILTVIFNMLADILYSVLDPRIRVS
- a CDS encoding ABC transporter permease, whose translation is MTNALMGNPNDPHNDPNLPEGGANSELTIEQREIEGLSQGTVVRRRFLRHKGAMTALVVLVLVAILVYSSVGIQFFGLRIPGWWMWNYEDVSPIVQGGDPTWVLPFQFGAHPFGQDEIGRDIFARVMRGTQQSIVVMVVYGIIAAFLGIVVGAISGFFRGWVDSVLMRFTDLIIVIPVIVIAAVLGRTFGSLGAAVLGLVLGLVGWPSLARLVRGEFLSLREREFVDAARVAGASSSRIVFRHILPNAIGVVIVSTTLLMSAAILLEAALSYLGFGIKKPDVSLGQIINEYQGAFSTRPWLFWFPGLFIIVIALCINFIGDGLRDAFDPRQRRMPGGQGPYRQMFAMLTGRGGRDSGPKAGSGAEGVRVPPPVGSARPGAQADGPAEGQAPDGADGR
- a CDS encoding PH domain-containing protein; protein product: MDQPVVIRPSFGRLLTVIVSAIAALVLVSTVVGGRADLLPTQAWGPLLLAYGAWLVFWAPRVRIATEGVEIRNVFRTHDISWPAIRRVDTKWALNITTAHERVTAWAAPAPGRHSNAYITTNEERNQPHLSAMMQDARRGDLPRTDSGDAATVIRLRLADLAEAGHLGGPVEEEARRVRTHWAEIAVLAVLVVATVLSGLL
- a CDS encoding ABC transporter ATP-binding protein, whose amino-acid sequence is MSAHVNGADAIVPILEVSGLGVDFWVGDEWIPAAIDIDYKVNPGEVLAIVGESGSGKSVSSMSLLGLLPKNGRVRGSAKLKGVEMVGADQATLRKARGNDIAVIFQEPMTALNPVYTVGFQIVEALRVHQSIIPSAAKVRALELLKLVEMPDPEKAFDSYPHQLSGGQRQRAMIAQSLSCDPDMLIADEPTTALDVTIQAEILDLLRKLHQRLNSAIVIITHDMGVVADLATNVIVMKSGRIVERGSVREIFQAPKDPYTKQLLASVPHLGTGEASQVEIAARTTEPAISLKDVDIDYPKLGRVPAFRAVSGASFDIHPGEVVGVVGESGSGKTTIARAAVGLLPVAGGEMTVAGRRMTGISQKDLRAVRREIGIVFQDPGSSLNPRWPIGQSIGEPLELSGQFSKKQQSDRVEELLEQVELPRSFRNRYPNELSGGQRQRVGIARALALRPKVLVADEPTSALDVSVQARVLALLQEIQKELQFACLFVSHDLAVVDLLADRIVVMNHGKIVEQGPTESILRNPQHPYTQKLIAAVPLPDPDQQQERRQLREALRDQQPPAA